GAAATTTTAGCTTTCCCGTTATTTCCGAAAATGCGATCGCTTTAAATCCGACTGTAGCGGAAACTAATATATTTCAACCCAGTTTAAATAAAGAGTTAGGGAAAGTAACACAATTCCCCAGCGAAGTGTCTCAACAAATAGCAAGTGCTGAAATTAATCAATCCTCGAATTTAGAGATTTTACTGAATAAATCAGCTACGGAAAAAAGGGGGAATTTTAGCTTTCCAGTTGTGGTGGAAAATGCGATCGCTTTAAATCCGACTGTATCAGAAACTAATATATTTCAACCCAGCTTAAATAAAACTGGTGCAGAAAAATTAGCCCACTTTTCTCCACCAGCCCCTTTAGAAATTGCTCAAGCAACACCTGAAACTCTACCCTCTAACCCTGAAGTTCCACCTTCTCCACCTTCACAACCTGACGTTCCTCCAACTATTCCCATTCCCACCACACCAGCACAAGCTGAACCTGAAGTATTAGTCGCAGAAATCGCAGTCAGTGGAACGGAAAATACAACATTAATTGATAAAGTTTATAGCGTTATTTCCACCCAACCCGGACGAACAACAACCCGTTCTCAATTACAAAAAGATATTAACGCCATTTTTGCAACCGGTTTATTCCGAAATGTCAAAGCCGTTCCAGAAGATACCCCTCTTGGGGTGCGAGTCACCTTTGAAGTTGAAGAAAATCCGCCTTTAAAACAAGTTGTGATTGAAGGCGATACGGTTTTACCCGAAGAAATTATTAATCAAAGTTTCGCTGATCAATATAATCAAACGATTAACCTGAATCAAATCGAAGCCGGGGTTAAAAAAATAAATCAATGGTATCAGGATAATGGCTATGTTTTAGCACAGGTTGTTGCTGCACCCGAAGTCACACGGGAAGGAGTTGTTACCCTACAAGTCGCTGAAGGGGTGATTGAAACTATTGAAGTGCGTTTTCTCAATAGTGATGGAGAAGCGACCGATGAAGAGGGAAAGCCGATTGAGGGAAGAACGAGAGACTTTATTATTACCCGTGAAATTCAGTTAAAACCTGGGGATGTCTTTAACCAACAAACCGCACAACGAGATTTAGCCCGGGTTTTTGGGTTAGGAATTTTTGAAGATGTGCGATTACAATTAGAACCGGGAAAAGATAATCCCCGTGAAGCGACAGTGATTGTTAATGTGATTGAAAAAACAACGGGTTCCTTAGCATTTGGGGGAGGAATTAGTTCTGCTGCTGGATTATTTGGAACCTTAAGTTATCAAGAAATTAATTTAGGGGGAAATAACCAACGTTTAGGGGTGGAATTAGAAGCGGGAAACCGAGTTTTTCAAGTCGATGTCAGCTTTACTGATCCTTGGATTGCGGGTGATCCTTATCGAACATCCTATACGATTAATGCGTTTAGACGGCGGACAATTTCTGTTGTTTTTGAAGATGGGCCACGAGAAGTTCGTTTAGCAAATGGTGATCGTCCCCGTGTAGTTAGAACCGGAGGCGGGATTAGTTTTACTCGACCTTTTGCAGAGAATGTTTTTGCTGATCCAAATTGGGTTGCATCCCTGGGATTTCAATATCAACGGGTGGACATAACAGACT
The sequence above is drawn from the Planktothrix tepida PCC 9214 genome and encodes:
- a CDS encoding cell surface protein is translated as NFSFPVISENAIALNPTVAETNIFQPSLNKELGKVTQFPSEVSQQIASAEINQSSNLEILLNKSATEKRGNFSFPVVVENAIALNPTVSETNIFQPSLNKTGAEKLAHFSPPAPLEIAQATPETLPSNPEVPPSPPSQPDVPPTIPIPTTPAQAEPEVLVAEIAVSGTENTTLIDKVYSVISTQPGRTTTRSQLQKDINAIFATGLFRNVKAVPEDTPLGVRVTFEVEENPPLKQVVIEGDTVLPEEIINQSFADQYNQTINLNQIEAGVKKINQWYQDNGYVLAQVVAAPEVTREGVVTLQVAEGVIETIEVRFLNSDGEATDEEGKPIEGRTRDFIITREIQLKPGDVFNQQTAQRDLARVFGLGIFEDVRLQLEPGKDNPREATVIVNVIEKTTGSLAFGGGISSAAGLFGTLSYQEINLGGNNQRLGVELEAGNRVFQVDVSFTDPWIAGDPYRTSYTINAFRRRTISVVFEDGPREVRLANGDRPRVVRTGGGISFTRPFAENVFADPNWVASLGFQYQRVDITDSDGNITPTDEYGNQLSYSGSGSDDLLTVQFGLVRDRRNNKQQPTSGYLLRFGTEQSIPVGSGSILMNRLRAGYTFYVPVNFFTGFIPKGPQSFAFNFQAGTVVGNLPPYEAFPLGGTASVRGWEEGAIASTRSFVQGSIEYRFPIFSNFIGGALFVDGATDLNSQGTVPGSPGGVRDKPGSGFGYGAGVRLQTPLGPVRIDYGINNNGDSRIHFGLGERF